In Caproiciproducens sp. NJN-50, the following are encoded in one genomic region:
- a CDS encoding APC family permease translates to MAINVIREPEPKAGTLGKTELYALALGQVIGAGVITLVVPAIKMTGYSAWLAYFMAIVMGFIMVLPTIFVSSTLRMGGGNYSMLCDLAGPTTAGIFAFAYLTQCLSLSLFGASAAAYLGDIIPFLNGKIAHIVVGGALLTFFFIVNLLGINIMAKAQKIMTWLLIAALLIFAIVGIFKMKLPIFDAGDSNFLTNGWGITFTNGQISGGFTGAVLLFVYSCQGYYMTIAYGRDAKNAKRDIPVAMITTALSLIVLYIGVALAGAGVMSIKEYGSSITLVFAAQRIFPAWLFYAFIIGGPIMALLSTLNSTFAYNAINIGQSCDDGWLPTIFGKKNKVGSRIYILTFMYILGMIPIIFGFSIEVIVNMVQLITSAFAFLNMVAYLKLPKKYPKAWAKARFHVPNAVYYIICWVSMAFFIVVLWKSCLSMSPALAAVNVAAILVLSIIGIWRSKTGNIVIHTSVWTGDEEECSVKNES, encoded by the coding sequence ATGGCGATCAACGTTATTCGCGAGCCGGAACCCAAAGCTGGCACCTTAGGAAAGACGGAGCTCTACGCGTTGGCCCTCGGTCAGGTCATTGGGGCGGGTGTTATCACCCTCGTTGTTCCAGCGATTAAGATGACCGGCTACTCAGCATGGCTGGCATATTTTATGGCGATTGTCATGGGCTTTATCATGGTGCTGCCCACTATTTTTGTTTCTTCTACCCTGCGTATGGGCGGCGGCAACTACTCTATGCTGTGTGATCTGGCCGGTCCCACAACAGCCGGCATTTTTGCCTTTGCCTACCTGACTCAGTGTCTTTCCCTTTCCCTCTTCGGCGCATCAGCCGCTGCGTATTTAGGTGATATCATTCCTTTCCTCAATGGCAAAATAGCTCACATCGTTGTGGGCGGTGCCTTGTTAACCTTCTTTTTTATAGTCAATCTTCTTGGCATTAACATTATGGCGAAGGCACAGAAGATCATGACCTGGCTGCTTATTGCGGCGCTGCTCATTTTTGCAATCGTCGGCATTTTCAAAATGAAACTGCCCATCTTTGATGCCGGCGATTCCAACTTTCTTACCAATGGTTGGGGGATTACTTTTACCAATGGCCAAATTAGCGGGGGCTTCACCGGCGCAGTGCTGCTGTTTGTCTACTCCTGCCAAGGCTATTACATGACGATCGCTTATGGCCGTGACGCAAAAAACGCTAAGAGGGATATTCCTGTCGCCATGATTACTACAGCTCTTTCCCTGATTGTTCTGTACATAGGCGTGGCCTTGGCCGGCGCGGGCGTTATGAGTATAAAAGAGTACGGTTCCTCCATTACCTTGGTTTTTGCCGCTCAACGTATCTTCCCCGCCTGGCTGTTCTATGCCTTTATCATTGGCGGACCGATCATGGCGTTGCTGTCCACCCTGAACTCCACTTTTGCTTATAATGCCATTAATATCGGACAGTCCTGTGATGACGGCTGGCTGCCCACTATTTTCGGGAAAAAAAACAAGGTCGGGTCTCGGATATATATCTTAACATTTATGTATATTCTCGGCATGATTCCCATCATCTTCGGTTTCTCTATTGAGGTAATTGTCAACATGGTGCAGTTGATTACCTCGGCTTTCGCCTTTCTCAATATGGTGGCGTATCTTAAACTTCCCAAAAAGTATCCGAAGGCTTGGGCAAAGGCCCGCTTTCACGTGCCCAATGCTGTTTATTACATCATCTGCTGGGTGTCAATGGCCTTTTTTATCGTAGTTCTATGGAAATCCTGTCTCTCTATGAGTCCCGCTTTGGCCGCTGTCAACGTGGCCGCGATCTTGGTGCTGTCCATCATTGGCATTTGGCGTTCTAAGACCGGTAATATTGTTATCCATACCTCGGTTTGGACCGGGGACGAAGAAGAGTGTTCTGTAAAAAATGAATCTTAA
- a CDS encoding mandelate racemase/muconate lactonizing enzyme family protein: protein MKITKVEVFEVQARRPEWRPVLCRIYTDEGTYGDGEAALAYCNGAPAAAGMIRDLANLIIGMDPLDNEVIWDKLYKCTFWGQNGGPVVFAGISAIDIALWDIKGKHFNVPVYKLLGGKRRNDLRTYASQLQFGWGRDTCKDSLTMSAPHDAVAVQDYVDNAMKAVKEGYDCIKIDFFTYDPKDGHAYTDEECCRLLSPYYVNVVESRVKAVREAIGPNVDIIMENHSRPDAQSAVQLGRAVQKYNIFYFEEPNTPTPKTAKFISDKLSMPISHGERVYSRWQYAPYFEEQGIQVIQPDVGNCGGLTEAKKICDMAYVYDIGVQAHVCASPLSTAAALHLEAVIPNFVIHEHHVFNLHDYNRELCTVDFQPVNGRFKVPEGPGLGAEISPWAMEHSIKYAVE from the coding sequence ATGAAAATCACAAAGGTGGAAGTATTTGAAGTTCAGGCCCGACGCCCTGAATGGCGCCCCGTGCTCTGTCGGATCTACACCGACGAAGGAACTTACGGAGACGGAGAGGCTGCTTTGGCCTACTGCAATGGCGCGCCTGCGGCGGCTGGTATGATTCGTGACCTTGCGAACCTTATCATCGGTATGGACCCGTTGGATAACGAAGTCATCTGGGATAAACTTTACAAGTGCACCTTCTGGGGCCAGAACGGCGGTCCGGTGGTATTCGCCGGCATCAGTGCCATTGATATCGCCCTGTGGGACATCAAAGGGAAGCATTTCAACGTTCCCGTCTACAAGCTGTTGGGCGGCAAGCGGCGGAATGACCTGCGCACCTATGCCAGCCAGCTCCAATTTGGGTGGGGGCGGGATACATGCAAAGACAGCCTGACTATGAGCGCCCCTCACGACGCTGTTGCTGTTCAGGACTATGTGGACAACGCCATGAAAGCGGTAAAAGAAGGATATGACTGCATCAAGATCGACTTTTTCACCTACGATCCGAAAGACGGTCACGCTTACACCGATGAGGAGTGCTGCCGCCTGCTTTCTCCCTACTATGTCAATGTGGTGGAAAGCCGGGTCAAGGCTGTTCGAGAAGCCATTGGCCCTAATGTGGACATCATCATGGAAAATCATTCGCGGCCTGATGCCCAAAGCGCCGTTCAACTGGGCCGCGCGGTGCAAAAATACAATATCTTTTATTTTGAAGAACCCAACACCCCCACCCCGAAGACCGCGAAGTTTATCTCCGACAAGCTGTCCATGCCTATTTCCCACGGCGAACGGGTTTATTCACGCTGGCAGTATGCACCTTATTTTGAGGAACAAGGCATCCAGGTCATTCAGCCTGATGTTGGAAACTGCGGCGGCCTGACCGAAGCCAAGAAAATCTGTGATATGGCCTATGTGTATGATATCGGTGTTCAGGCCCACGTCTGCGCCAGTCCGCTTTCCACTGCCGCGGCACTTCATTTGGAAGCGGTCATTCCCAACTTTGTCATTCATGAGCACCATGTGTTTAATCTTCACGACTATAACCGGGAACTGTGCACGGTGGACTTCCAGCCAGTCAACGGTAGATTCAAAGTGCCTGAGGGACCCGGCTTGGGCGCTGAAATCAGCCCCTGGGCCATGGAGCACTCCATTAAGTATGCGGTGGAATAA
- a CDS encoding mandelate racemase/muconate lactonizing enzyme family protein produces the protein MKITSVECYLGNFITVKINTDEGISGFGEAGLAYGNSWEAAFGQCQDFAKLIIGMDPFNTEEIWEHLHRHTFWGMGGGVVITSAMAAIDTACWDIKGKALNVPVYKLIGGKTNKKLRAYASQLQFGWSKLIEANDNLTLLYDPKDYYDVVKNAVEDGYDAVKIDPVFAPTETKPFGEVFNTQGTHHRGSYRQHDLQRSVERIAAAREAGGPDLDIIVEIHSLLDANTAAELGKALEPYRIMYYEEPTMPCNPEVFKHIKERCSLPLATGERSYTRWGFRQFFEDRTLSIVQPDLCNTGGITETKKICDMAQVYDVGVQIHVCGGPIATAAALQVESAIPNFVIHEEHNANLLTKFRKAGKYYYHPADGFYPVPELPGIGQEMSEEEMENARRVIVE, from the coding sequence ATGAAAATCACCAGTGTAGAATGCTATTTGGGCAATTTTATTACCGTGAAAATAAACACGGACGAAGGCATCAGCGGATTCGGCGAGGCAGGTTTGGCCTATGGAAATTCCTGGGAGGCGGCGTTCGGGCAGTGTCAGGACTTTGCCAAGCTGATTATCGGCATGGATCCGTTCAATACCGAGGAGATTTGGGAGCACCTGCACCGCCACACCTTCTGGGGAATGGGCGGCGGCGTTGTTATTACTTCCGCTATGGCCGCCATTGACACAGCCTGCTGGGATATTAAAGGAAAGGCTCTTAACGTCCCCGTTTATAAACTGATCGGTGGAAAAACAAACAAAAAGCTGCGGGCCTACGCCAGCCAGCTTCAGTTCGGCTGGAGCAAGTTGATTGAAGCCAATGATAATCTAACCTTGCTCTACGATCCGAAAGATTATTACGACGTGGTCAAAAACGCAGTGGAGGACGGTTATGACGCTGTAAAAATCGACCCCGTCTTCGCTCCAACCGAAACGAAACCTTTTGGTGAAGTGTTCAACACGCAGGGAACACACCACCGGGGATCCTATCGTCAGCATGACCTGCAACGGTCGGTAGAGCGTATCGCGGCAGCTCGTGAGGCCGGCGGGCCCGACCTGGATATCATCGTGGAAATCCACTCTTTGCTGGATGCAAATACAGCCGCCGAGCTGGGCAAGGCTCTGGAACCCTACCGCATCATGTACTATGAAGAGCCCACCATGCCCTGTAATCCCGAAGTTTTCAAGCATATTAAGGAACGTTGTTCTTTGCCCCTGGCCACCGGGGAGCGCAGCTACACTCGCTGGGGTTTTCGCCAGTTCTTTGAGGACCGCACCTTAAGCATTGTCCAACCCGACCTGTGCAATACCGGCGGTATTACCGAAACCAAAAAGATCTGCGACATGGCTCAGGTCTATGATGTCGGCGTGCAGATTCATGTCTGCGGCGGCCCCATTGCAACGGCGGCTGCACTCCAGGTTGAATCGGCCATTCCCAACTTTGTGATTCACGAGGAACACAACGCAAATTTGTTGACAAAATTCAGAAAAGCCGGTAAATATTATTACCATCCGGCAGATGGATTCTATCCTGTCCCGGAACTCCCCGGCATCGGTCAAGAGATGAGTGAAGAAGAAATGGAAAACGCCCGAAGGGTCATTGTGGAGTAA
- a CDS encoding gamma-glutamyl-gamma-aminobutyrate hydrolase family protein, with protein sequence MSKPIVGIMGNFQSEEAGRPEGGQRLNVSNAYVVSVIRAGGVPLVIPLTWNDEVVVTAVQAMDGLIVTGGVDVNPLEYGEEPTLKQGFFCAERDHTDFCAIRNASRLHRPILGICRGIQALNVAFGGTLYQDVSLKSGSPALKHFQEAAPNAPCHTVHVRAESCLHSLLGDTVRVNSFHHQAVHRVAAGFRISATATDGIIEEIEQESNEFVVGIQWHPELMAAYGDRTMQGIFDLFVNACAKK encoded by the coding sequence ATGTCAAAACCAATCGTTGGAATCATGGGAAATTTTCAATCAGAGGAAGCTGGCAGGCCGGAAGGCGGCCAGCGGCTTAATGTGAGCAACGCCTATGTGGTATCGGTCATCCGTGCCGGCGGGGTACCGCTGGTGATACCGTTGACGTGGAACGACGAGGTGGTGGTGACCGCCGTACAAGCGATGGACGGTCTGATTGTCACCGGCGGCGTCGACGTCAATCCGCTGGAGTATGGGGAAGAACCGACGCTGAAGCAAGGTTTCTTCTGCGCGGAGCGGGATCACACCGACTTCTGCGCCATCCGAAACGCTTCCCGGCTTCATCGCCCCATTTTGGGTATCTGCCGAGGCATACAAGCCCTCAATGTGGCCTTTGGCGGCACGCTGTATCAGGATGTTTCTCTCAAGAGCGGATCCCCGGCACTCAAGCATTTTCAAGAGGCCGCTCCAAATGCTCCCTGCCACACGGTACATGTCCGGGCAGAGAGTTGTCTGCACAGTTTGCTGGGGGATACGGTGCGGGTCAACAGCTTCCACCATCAGGCGGTTCACCGTGTCGCCGCCGGTTTTCGGATCAGCGCTACTGCCACAGACGGTATTATTGAGGAGATCGAGCAAGAATCCAACGAATTCGTGGTCGGCATCCAGTGGCATCCGGAGTTGATGGCGGCCTATGGGGATAGGACAATGCAGGGAATTTTCGATCTGTTTGTCAACGCCTGTGCGAAAAAATAA
- the tnpA gene encoding IS200/IS605 family transposase — translation MKTNDIDSLNHTSWNCKYHIVFAPKYRRKAAYGNMRAEIGKILRELCNWKQVEIMEAEVCPDHIHMLVKIPPKMSVSGFVGFIKGKSTLLIFERHANLKYKYGNRTFWCRGYFVDTAGKNDKAIAEYIKNQLEDQVEDQMTLKEYADPFTGSK, via the coding sequence ATGAAGACGAATGACATAGATAGTTTAAACCATACGAGCTGGAATTGCAAATACCACATAGTGTTTGCACCCAAGTATCGTAGAAAAGCAGCGTACGGAAATATGCGGGCTGAGATAGGAAAAATACTGCGGGAGTTATGTAACTGGAAACAGGTGGAAATCATGGAAGCAGAGGTGTGTCCGGATCATATACACATGTTGGTAAAAATACCACCGAAGATGAGCGTTTCCGGATTCGTAGGATTTATCAAAGGAAAGAGCACTTTGCTGATATTTGAGCGGCACGCGAATTTGAAGTACAAATATGGGAACCGGACATTTTGGTGTAGAGGCTATTTTGTAGATACGGCAGGGAAAAATGACAAAGCAATAGCTGAGTACATCAAAAATCAATTGGAAGATCAGGTTGAAGACCAGATGACGCTTAAGGAGTATGCAGACCCGTTTACGGGTAGCAAGTAA